The window TCACCAAGCTTTTTGTGGTCGCCAAGAGTTGTAATTTCCGCAAGGTCAACTAATGCAGGAACCACTTTATCAATCACCTACGTAATACACGGGAAACTTTAAATCCAACATTGAAATCCACTTTTAATACTCAAATCATATAAACAGATAACTGGTGCTtgaataaataaaagcattaggcATATAAGGAGAaattgtgtaaaaaaaaaaatctagtagACAAAGGTTATTGTTATCATGCATTTGGCTTACAAATTCATAGGTGTCCTGACAACTTGACAAGGACCAGGCACCTTCCTTGGTGACAATGAAGACAGTAACTAATAATTTGTCTAAAGCAGCCAACATATGACCATAAGCTCAAAAGATTATTGCCCTACAGCAATGCCTTTAGACATTCAAGTGAATTGATATCCATAATAAAATTGTTACTTAACTCTTCTTAACCCTTTACGCTTAAGGATGAAATTAATTAGTGAAATTTAGGAATTGGAAAGTTTGACACTCACACAAAAGAACAGATATAGGACAAAAGCATTGTGGTAGTGAGAGATTTTAGTCTGAAGGTGCACCATGGGTCAAGTGCAGTATAATGATTATTAATGGCCTCGAGATTTTAGCATCATGGCTTTTACTTTTGtctatttatttgctttaatttaAACGAATTTAGGCTTAAGGGATAAGAATATACTTTCATTCACATGTTCAAATGCATTCTTTCCCAGACACCAATTGTGTTTCTTAAAGCTCATTTGTGCAAACAAGCTCAATTGATGTGATTAAGTATCATATCAGAATGAGCTGCCAATGCTACACTGAAATTTTTTACCTTGGGACATGTATTGGGAtcttgaagaagccatagaaGACAATCAATTGCCATATACTGCCAATCATCTGAAGACCGGGCAATATTACACAAAGCTTCAATAATACTGGGACAACTGGCAATAGGTCCCCTACCAAGCTTTTGATGACAAATTGTTCTTAATAAACCAATACCAGCTGGTGAATTTTCATTAACAAGTCCACCCCACATGCCAGGTAGTTTGATCAGAAATTCGGTTTTGCATATTGTAGGAAGGAATTCAGGTTTGAAAGCAAAGCAATTAATCAGCTGAAGGGACCAACATTGCAACTGACTAGCCCATTCCTCAGCCTTCCTGGACTCCATTTCAACACCACCCATACCACGTGTAAGCAAATCACAGTGATAACTTAGCCTTCTATCAACATATTGGTAAAAGTGCGAATAAACTATTTCCAGGGAACTCATTGCTAACTGGATGGAGAGCTCAAGAATTTCACCATGACTTGCTACAATAGGAAAAGTGCTAGCATATGTAGCTAAATGTCCTAAAGCTCGTACGGCTACTCTCTGCTCAACCCAAGTTAATCTACCTCTTAAAAGCTCAAGCAGAGCAGGAATGACCCCAGCATGCACAGCACTTTCAGCAAATTCTTCCATATTCATAGTGTAGGAACCAATTATATGAGCTGCATAATAAGGAATGTAAATATTTTGGTCGTGAGAAAGCCAGCGCCGATTCTTCAGTCCCTTCCATATTAGAGCAGCCATGCATTCAAAAATTCCTAGCTCTATGAATTCAGGGTCATTTGGGTGTGCCATTGCCGTGTTCCACAACCCACTGATAGGGAGCACCTGACCATCATCATCCTGAGATGGAAGTTCCCGAAAGAATTTCAGTATACTTGCTCTACGTTTGCTTGGATTCCCTTCCTTCATAACACAAAAGAAGCACCCCGGGTATGGACAGTCTGATGAAACTTTATCCATGCTTGGTAAATTCAGAACAAAAATCCCGTAAATCAGAAACTCGCAAAATCAGCTCCTCATAAGGTGGCTGAACAAGGAAATTAATTTAATACTGCACCAGAAGCGAAATACAGGATCAGTATATTTAACTAACATCCGATAAGAACAAAATCACATAATGCAAAAGACTGTATAATAGGCAAGCCTACTCATGGATTTACATATAACAGGCAATACCAAACTAATTGGCAGTTGCTTGTTTGTAGTTCCCTAAATGACATTAGATTATCAGCGGAAAAAAGGGGGGAAATGCAGGGCATTCATGGATTAttgtaaatttaaatttgaaaaggaTGTGCCGTTCAACATGAGTCCAAAttagattataaaaaaaataagagagacaAAAACATATCACATAATTGCAGAAGTCATCAATTTCCAGCGAAGAAAAAGTCCGCCATGTATATATTATACATCAATgttagaagaaaagaaatagCACCCATACCGTTAACCGTTTTCACAGCAAACTCTGATTTTGGATAAGAATTTTTGAGCTCAAAATAGTAACTGGTAAGGGCAAAAGAACAGTAGTTTCTGAAACACAAAAGGcaacaaaaaaatgaaataaaataaacagagACTATCGGAGATACATAGACTAATACAGGAACACCCTGATGCTAGGTATAAATTAGCTAGTACGGAAGATTCTCAGGTAAGTCaattcaacaaaataaaaaacacaaaaaatggaCTTTTGGGGAGGGGGGGGCGGGTTTTGGTGTATTGCAGAGTGGAGCGTGCTGCAATTGAGAATGAGCTCTGCAGTAGTAATCAAGGATCTGGTTTTAAATATCGAAAGAAAAAACAATGTGAATTACCAGAAGAGGGGCTAGGAAGAAGAAACGAAAGCAATATGAAGAAGAGTTTAGTGGTGTTGCGTTGTGTTGGAGGAATGCTGCATGAAGGTTAAGATTCAGCTATGGAAGACGAGTGAAGACAACAGATCCGAATTGGTCACCGTCAGTTGCAACCACCTTGGACCTTTTTCATGCCGGATTTCAAGTGTTCCAAATATGCCACGTCGATCTCTCTCTTATCGGTAATCAGCGTCACCTTTGATTTAGGTTAAAATAAAattgcagagagagagagagagagagagagagagagagagagagaagaaaaagagagagaatgggCACTTGGGCCGTTGGACAGGGAAGGAAGGAACAATGGAATCATGGAGATACTGATTTTACTACACTTTACTGCTATAGTCAAACGGTTTAAAATAagagatattatattattattattttattacagGCTTCTGGTAACAACTAAtagcaaggttgcgagaaccggaccggtcaataaaccggtgaggTCACTAGTTCAATGGTTCACTGGTTCGACCGCAATTCAGCCggagttcaaccggtttaattaaatattaaatgaaattattaaaaaacctaaaaataattttaaatatataaattcaataatttctaccttaataaaatttaaattttcacataataaattatccataacttaatattagaggtttacaaacaaattcaaacatcaaagtttataactaaacaacTTCATAGATCATTAAGGAAGAGAAATCTAGTGATACTAAGAAACCCAAAAGAATATTTAAATTGGCATGCCTTGTGTACATATCATCTAGCAACACTTAAATTGCGGCTGTAAAGTATAAATAGATTGAATGATACTATTCAAAACAAAGGTATATTTGGAGAAAAAGAATTGTATGTGCAATCAATTAGGCAAATTAAGtttagaattcatattaaaataaaattataacaaaaacaaTTACATGTATGCATCAGGTGGAAAAGATTTGTTAGACCAACCTCTTGGTGTGCTGTATGTTTGAACTTCTCAGTTTGCTTTGCCAAGCGAATCTTTTTCAGCACATATCTACCAGCCATTGAAGAAAccatgaaaaaaaatgaataacaaATTGGACTTCACAGCCTAACTGCTACTGAATTGGTACAGTTTCTCACATAATTCTAACAATTAAAAACACCAAAATCTAAAAACAGAAACAAggagttaaaaaaaatgaaactttATTTGTTGGGTTGcccattatataaataaaaatcaatctcCTTCCCTTCATGTTGCATGGTTTGGCAGTTCACATCATAGCTACAGGAATAAAACAACCAAACTCgaagaaaagatttaatttttgttcATGGGGTTGTCCAATTTTTCACTGAGAAAACGATCTTCATCCTTCTCTAAGTGTTCATACTGCATTGtttgaagaaaaacaaaaagataaacagtGGCTTTTG is drawn from Arachis hypogaea cultivar Tifrunner chromosome 12, arahy.Tifrunner.gnm2.J5K5, whole genome shotgun sequence and contains these coding sequences:
- the LOC112728213 gene encoding uncharacterized protein, translating into MDKVSSDCPYPGCFFCVMKEGNPSKRRASILKFFRELPSQDDDGQVLPISGLWNTAMAHPNDPEFIELGIFECMAALIWKGLKNRRWLSHDQNIYIPYYAAHIIGSYTMNMEEFAESAVHAGVIPALLELLRGRLTWVEQRVAVRALGHLATYASTFPIVASHGEILELSIQLAMSSLEIVYSHFYQYVDRRLSYHCDLLTRGMGGVEMESRKAEEWASQLQCWSLQLINCFAFKPEFLPTICKTEFLIKLPGMWGGLVNENSPAGIGLLRTICHQKLGRGPIASCPSIIEALCNIARSSDDWQYMAIDCLLWLLQDPNTCPKVIDKVVPALVDLAEITTLGDHKKLGDSIVGVLQDCIQSQGSGRSSISGRTSKQIEDLLNSKQRLKWEKNMPKEDLHIKQAAALVVKLEGNSLFSSGNISGAASKYSEALSLCPMRSKKERVVLYSNRAQCHLLLQQPLAAISDATRALCLHKPLNRHAKSLWRRAQAYDMLGLAKESLLDAILFINECSQSNDPDLSQRQNKVPDYAERLVKKQMRASWLFREAAIKHGGVHSQGDAGDLYGPDTDDSEWETASESDIGNDGRDDMGEEDDGDWNNDDDGKDYEKPLLKDIKDGYSVQLAAEEP